TTTTGTAAAACAGTATATTGTATAACTTTTCCTTCTTATTATTTTTTACATTATTTATAATGAATATATATAATTGTCTAAATTAGACTAAAATTCTAAGAGGAAGCGGCTTTGTAAGCAAATTGATCTTCATAAATATATTTTTCTATTTCATCTGCTGCTTTCATATATCCGCCTGATGATAGCATTTCTTCACGCATTTTGGTCATATTGGTTTTATAGGTGGAGTCCTTTAAAACCCTCATTGTCCTTTCCTTTAAATTGTCAGCAGTAACATGTTTTTTATCAATCATTTCACCTAAGCCAAGTTGTACCATGCGATTTGCTACAATTGGCTGATCAGCCCTTTGTGGAATTCCAATGATTGGAACAGCATAATACATAGCTTCATTGGCACTGTTCATACCGCAGTGGGTAACAAATAAATCTGCATGTTCTAATACTGCCACCTGTGGAACAAAAGGATATACATAGAAATTATTGGGGATTGTACCCAAATCTTCAATGTCTATTTGTTTACCAATGGACATAATTACGGAAACATCAGTGTTTTTAAAGGCTCCTATGCAAGTTTTAAAGAATTTAAGAGAATTTGTAGATACAGTTCCCAAGGATATATAGATAATTTTTGATTTCATTTTATCAAAGGGAATATCACTATCTTGTATACGGCCTCCCACGGAAGGTCCTATGAACACAAAGTGCTTTTCATCAAAATCTTCATTATGGATTTGAAATTGTCTAGAGGTATAAACAATATTTAAATCAGGATTGTGATCAATTAATTCATACATCAAATCAGTATGTCTCAATTTTTTATCTTTAATTAAAACTATTGAAAGTAATTTTCTCAATAATTTGATTTCCATGATTTTATGCAAGAAGCTTTTGCCTTTGGCAAAATCATCTGTAATTTTATTATTTAAAGCAAAGGTAGAGGTAAGACAAACCGTTTTGATGCCTAATTCTTCGCCTAGCTTGGCACCAAAGAAAAAGCCCATTTCATAAATAATGCAGTCAAAGTTCTTCCCAATTTCCAAGGCTTTGTAGTAGATGGTTGACATAACAGTGAAAATTCTTTTGAAGAGTTTTTTGTCATTTTGTACTTCATAAGTTATAATTTTTGCTCCTGTAGAAGCTATTTTTTCTCGAAATTCTTCATTAATGAGGTAGGTAACATCATGTCCTCTCTTTACCAATTCTTTAGTAAGAGCAATAGTAGGATTTATATGACCATGCATTGGGATGTTGAGAATTAAAATTTTTGACATTTTACAAACTCCTTTCTGATGAAAATAGTTCTTGTTAAATATAGCTTATATTTTAAAGTTATATCATCGAGAAATTATCCTCTAGTTAAAGGTAGAAGTCAACAGAGTGAATATTTCTTTATAAAAATTTAATAATATAATACATTTTATTAAAACAACGTAGAATAAGAGTGATGGATATTAAAATAGAATTAGGTTGTTTTAATGCAATAGGAAGCACTGTTTAACCAGCTTTAGCTTATATTTAATATAATTCGACTAAAAAGTTGCAATAATTTGTATAATTTACTATAATAATGTTTGTTAACAAATTTTTAAATTTACTAGGTGGTGAAAAATGCTTAATATTATAATTTGTGAAGATAATAAGGTTCAACTAAGACAAATTCAAGACATTATAGAATATGAGTTAACAAATCTGAAAATAGATTCTTCTATTGATTTAGCTACGAGTAATCCTAAAGATGTAATTGATTATTTAAGGAAAAATAAAGAAAAGTGTTTCATTTATTTTTTAGATGTAGATTTAAAGGCTGACATGAATGGTATAGAACTTGCAAAGAATATCAGAAAATATGACCTTAGAGGATATATAGTATTTGTAACCTCTCATGTAGAATCCTCATTTTTAACCTTCAAGTATAAGGTACAAGCCTTTGATTATATTTTAAAAATGGATGATGATATTCTTAGAAAAGATATATCAGAATGCTTATTTCAAGCTTATAATAACTATAAAAGAATTACTTCTGAGGAAAGAAAGACCATAGCAATAAAATATAATAATAAAGTTACCAATTTTTACATGGATGAAATATTATTCTTTGAGACCATGGAAATAGATCATAAGCTTAAAATGCATACTGAAAAGGGTATTTTTGAATTCTATGGTAAATTAAAAGATATAGAAGATGAGATGCCTTCAAATTATTATAGAAGTCATAGATCATATTTGGTAAATACAAGTAAAATTAGATCGGTAGATGCAAGAGAATGTATTATATATATGATAAATGGAGATAGCTGTCTTGTTTCAAAACGTTATTTAAAAGGGTTGAAAGCATATGTATAATATAATTTTTAATATGGCATATGTACTTGTTGTATCTATAAATATTGGGATTATTATAAATAATATTATAATTTCTAAATTTGATTTAAAACATATTGTAGGTGTGATTGCATTTAGCTTTAGTACACTTTATTTACTACTTATTTATAAAGAAGATGAATTTTCAACACCAGTTTTGACAATTGTTCTAATAATATATTTGTATATAATTATTAGAAGTTTGATTTATTCAATATTTGTTTCTGTTGTTACCCAGATAATAATCGCTTTAAGTGATGCATTTACTGGAATGATTTTTATGGATATTTTTAAATTTGATTACTCAGAAATATTAAGTAATAAGATTATATATTTATTTGCTGCAGTCAGTATTCTTCTAATGTCAACTATTATAAGTAAATTATTAAATATATTTTTTAGAAAAATAAAATATAATAATTTTTTTAACAAAAACAATAAAAATTTATTTCTTTTAGTACTATCATTAATTATGGTTTTAACATCCATATATTTATCACTAATTTTGTTTAGATATTTATTTCAAACTTATACTAGATTAGTTGCTATAGTAAATTTTTCTATTATTAGTATTTTTATTATATTAGTAATTATAATTAATTATTTGAGTGCAAGAAATTATAGGTATAAATTAGAAAATAAATATAAAGATGAGGAACTAAAGAGTCTTAATGAATATACATATATGATTGAAAATCAATCTGATGATTTGAGAAAATTTAAGCATGATTATACAAATATAATAAAGATAATAGGTTATTACATTGAACTGGATGATATAAATAAACTGAAAAATTTTTATAGAGAGGAATTACTGCCTGAAAGTGAAGAAATTATGGTTAAAGACATCTCCTTTACAAAACTTCACTATATAAAAATAAATCCAATAAAAGTGTTTATATCATCTAAAATTAATATTGCTGAGAAAAGAAATATAAAGGTTAATATTGAAGTTGAAGAAGCTATAAATGAGATATATATAGGTATAATAGATTTATGTAGAATTCTTGGTATACTATTTGACAATGCTATTGAAGCAGCAGAATTATGTGAAAATAAATTTATTGAATTAGCAATCATAAAGGATGATACTAATATTACTTTTATAATAAATAATTCTTGTCTGGAAAATACTCCACCTGTGTATAAATTATATAAAAAGAACTTCTCAACTAAAGGAATAAACAGGGGAGTTGGTTTAAAATCTGCTATGAGTATTATAAATACAAATTATAGTAATATATCTTTAAATACCAGTATGGAAAATTGTGTTTTTAAGCAAGAACTTATAATTTGTAATTTTAAGAATGCTTAGTCTATTTTATATAAGGATTTAGGCATTTTACACTCACTAAAGGACCATAAAATACACATAGAAGATGAAGTAGAAGCTATTCCTATAGCTATTGTACAAACTAATAGAGATAATTTGTGTGCAATTTTAGAACTTTTCATAATATTATCACTCCATTTAATAAAGATAATGTTTTCCGTAATTAATTATATGGCACTAAATATACATATTTCTATAAAATATCGTAAAATATTAGTTTTTTGCCTTAAAAGGTCAATATTAATTAAACTTAGAGGAGTATTTTAATGAATTTAGATGAAAAGATAAGTAAAAAATGTATAGAAATAATAAAAAACAATGTAGACAAGTCAGAAGAGGAATTTGAAAAAATTCAATATGGAATTCAAGTCATAATAATAAATTTATTATCTTATTTTTAACTGCATATTTTTTAGGTATGCTTAATTATTGTATAGTAGCAGTGGTATCTTTTGGTATACTTAGAACCTTTGCTAGTGGAGTTCATACTGGATCAAATATAAAATGTATTCTTATGAATTATATAATATTTTTAGGAAATATATTTTTAAGTTTGAGGTTTTCATTAAGGGGCTGTCGCACTAAAAAAATTAGTGCGACAGTTTTTTTGCATAAAAAAATAAATCTCCCACTCGGAAGAGTGAAAGATCTATTGTAAAATTAATATATGACCAAACACATTAATTTACATAAAAATTATACTTCAAATCGTGGAAATTATCAATTAAAACTTCCATTAAATATTGATTACATGATTCTAGATAATGATTCGGTGCGTTTGCTAAGTCAGTTTGTAGAGGAGATCTCTCTGACCCCATAATAACCTTCGACAAAATCTAACGAGCATGGTAGTATAAAAATACACAGTGGAGGTTAGAACTATGGGAAGAAGAAAGTATACTTTAGAGGAAAAAATTAAAATAGTTGAAGAATTAAATAAAGGGTTAACTAATGCACAAATATGCAAAAAATATGAAATTACATCATCAACATTATCTACATTTAAGAAGCAACTTAATGTAATTAATGCAACAGAGCCAAAGGATAAAAAGGCTACGCCTAAAGAAAAAGCTCTAGAAGAAGAAAACCGTAAACTTAAAGAGCTTATTGGCAAAAAAGAGCTAGAACTTGATATGCTTCAAGAATTATTAAAAAAAAAGAATTACCTACGTTAGAAGATAAAAAGACTCTTGGAATAAAATATACTGGAAAGGGACTTAAGATCTCTAGAGCATGTAGGCTATTACAAATATCAAGAACATCATTTTACCCAAGGAAAAAACTTGTTGTGGATAAAAAATCATCAATAAGAAATGTCGGTAGACCAATACCTGGTTTTTCATATGGAATAAACAACTGCATTGTTGATGACTCTGTTATTGAAACTCTTTTACATGAGGCATGTGAAAAATATCCATTCTATGGCTATAAAAAAGTAACTTGTATACTCCGTAGGAGTCATGGACTTCAACTTAATGCCAAAAAAGTATATAGATTAGCTAAAAAGCTAGGATTGCTTCTTCCATATGTAAAACACACTAAGCAAGGACATCTTGCTATCGCAAGAGATGTAAAAGCTATAAATAAATTATGGCAAATTGATATAAAGTATGTAAAAGCTTTAAATGGACAGTTTATAATGCTTACTGATATTATTGACGTTTATTCTAGAAAATTAGTTGGTAGAGAAATTACACCAACTGCTACCACAGAAGATGCAAAAACAGCTGTAAAAAGAGCACTTATAGAGAATAATGTTACTTCAAATATAGTTTTAAGAAGCGATAATGGTCCCCAGTTTACATCTGTAAAATTTGAACAATTCTGCAAAACAAATAATATATATCATGAGCTTATCCCAACAAGCTCACCTAACTATAATGCACATATAGAGTCCTTTCATTCCTTACTTTCTAAGGAGTGCATTAGTTGGAATGAGATTAGGAACTTTACTCACGGGTATATGCTTATTGATGAGTATATAGAGTTCTATAATGAAGAAAGAATTCATGGAAGCTTAAATTATTTAAGTCCAAATGAGTTTATAAGAAAATCTATAATATAGTTAGCATTCGTTAGCTTTTGTTGAAAATAAAGGGGTCAATCCGAGATGGATTTAACAGATTTGTATTCGACTTACTCCCGTATAAGGGAGAATCAAGCAACACCACGTCAGATGCTGAAGATTGTACTTTACTCTTACATGAATCACAACTATTCATCAAGAACAATGGAGAAATCATGCAAAAGAGATGTGAACTTTATGTATCTTTTAGAAGGTTCGCCAGTACCATATAGTAAGCTTTATTTTAATTAGTGTATATGCTCCTGCAGATACCGCTGAACGTCCACTTATAAGTAAAAAGCTTAGGAGAAGTTTAAAGATTAAATCTATAGTTGTAGTAGTATTATTAATTATAATAAGTATAATGTTACCTCATTCAGTTTATGTGAATATAATTATTTATTCTATATTAGAAGAGGCTGTGTTGATTACTCCAATAATATACATTTTATTAGGGAAATCCTATAAAAATTATAAGAATATATAATAGATTTATAAAAGCATTATTTATAATTGGATATACCTTTATAAATTTCCCTTTACCATAGGAAAGTTTAGCACAGAAGACAATTACTTTTTTAGGTACACCTTTATTCATTACAATCATTTCAGCAAAATCCACTTGCATAGAAAACTTTTCAGGTTCCAATTTTTCGTACATTCTGAGTTTTGTAATTTTATGTTTTTTCGATTTTGAAGAATTCCTACGAACCAATACTTTAATTAAATTTTTCATATAAAAATCCATACTATAAAAATTATCGTAAAATATTATATTTTTATCATAAATGTATAAAAATATAGAATATTTACTATTTGAGGTATAAAAACAATATTTTACAGCAATTGGGTTTACATGAGGTGAATGAATGTATAAAATCAAATTGTAGCACATAAGATTATAATCTTTAAAAAAATATGCTAAAAGCTTTCCATTGATATCTTGTGCTATTAAGTATAACATACTATGTTTCAGTAAAGGAAGATATAAACTCCTAACAGTTGCGAATCTGCAAAAGAGTAAAATAGACTATAACCTGAAAATCAGACTTTAGACAAAGGAACCAATGGTTCCAAACTACGTAAGGAGTATGTTCTAAAGTCGCCTGATGCAATGCTTAAGTTAATCAAAAGTGTCATAGGAATTGGTATTTCAGCTTCTTATGTTCTTTTTGACAGTTAGTTTACTTATTCCAAAACTTCAATGGAAATTTTAAAATTTAAATCTCTATATGCTTCTATTAAAAAGAAGAAAAGCTAAAATTTTATCTTCAATAGTTGTTGGTATAGGTACTGATGAAGATGGTAAAAAAAATAGAATTCAAAATAGTTTTTGTGCGTGATAGAAATAGAATTAGACAATGGTTTGCCATTACATCTACTGATATATTTCTATTCGATGATGAAATCATAAGAATTTACGGAAAACGTTGGGACATTGAATTTTTTTCAAAATCAATAAGTTATTTTGAAAACTTGGTAAAGAATTTCAAGGTCGTTCTTATGATTTCATGGTAGCACATACTACTATAGTATTTCCAAGGGATATCATGCTATCTTTAGAGAATCGTAATAGCAAAGATTTATGTACAGTAGGTGGATTTTTATATCATTTATGTAATGAACTTCAACATATTAAATTCTGTTAAGCATTACAGGTTATTATAACTACTCTAAAGGATATATTAAAAGAAAAAATTTTACTTTCAAAAGAGATTATTGACATAATAACCGATAGTTTTATTAATGCTTTGCCTTTTTATATAAAACAAAAGCTATCGCTTTTCTCCTGTAAAAGTTGAGTATTTAAATAAGTGAATTGGTTAATAAAAGAATATTTTAGATTTTGATGTAATAATCAATCATGATATTTTATTTTATGCTTATCATTAGGATATTTTAAGTAAACTTTAAGTAATTTGACTAAGACAAGAAGTTAAATTATATAAATTTACATTGAAATATATATAATTTACACTAATACTATACTAAGTTTCGTGTAGAGAATTAAAAAATAAGAGTAAGGATGGATGATGTATGTATAATAAAAGTGAATTAAATATTTATTATGAAAAATTAAGAAATAAATATGAGCTTAACAATTCAACTATAATAGATAAAGGTATGTACTATAAATATCCATATATATTTGCTGAATTATTTCCGATAAAAAATGAACTGTTGGATAAGTTTTCAATGTTTTATCAAAGAATTGTTGATCATATTATTTTTGTTGATAGACTTC
This genomic window from Clostridium pasteurianum DSM 525 = ATCC 6013 contains:
- a CDS encoding macrolide family glycosyltransferase, translating into MSKILILNIPMHGHINPTIALTKELVKRGHDVTYLINEEFREKIASTGAKIITYEVQNDKKLFKRIFTVMSTIYYKALEIGKNFDCIIYEMGFFFGAKLGEELGIKTVCLTSTFALNNKITDDFAKGKSFLHKIMEIKLLRKLLSIVLIKDKKLRHTDLMYELIDHNPDLNIVYTSRQFQIHNEDFDEKHFVFIGPSVGGRIQDSDIPFDKMKSKIIYISLGTVSTNSLKFFKTCIGAFKNTDVSVIMSIGKQIDIEDLGTIPNNFYVYPFVPQVAVLEHADLFVTHCGMNSANEAMYYAVPIIGIPQRADQPIVANRMVQLGLGEMIDKKHVTADNLKERTMRVLKDSTYKTNMTKMREEMLSSGGYMKAADEIEKYIYEDQFAYKAASS
- a CDS encoding LytR/AlgR family response regulator transcription factor: MLNIIICEDNKVQLRQIQDIIEYELTNLKIDSSIDLATSNPKDVIDYLRKNKEKCFIYFLDVDLKADMNGIELAKNIRKYDLRGYIVFVTSHVESSFLTFKYKVQAFDYILKMDDDILRKDISECLFQAYNNYKRITSEERKTIAIKYNNKVTNFYMDEILFFETMEIDHKLKMHTEKGIFEFYGKLKDIEDEMPSNYYRSHRSYLVNTSKIRSVDARECIIYMINGDSCLVSKRYLKGLKAYV
- a CDS encoding sensor histidine kinase, which encodes MAYVLVVSINIGIIINNIIISKFDLKHIVGVIAFSFSTLYLLLIYKEDEFSTPVLTIVLIIYLYIIIRSLIYSIFVSVVTQIIIALSDAFTGMIFMDIFKFDYSEILSNKIIYLFAAVSILLMSTIISKLLNIFFRKIKYNNFFNKNNKNLFLLVLSLIMVLTSIYLSLILFRYLFQTYTRLVAIVNFSIISIFIILVIIINYLSARNYRYKLENKYKDEELKSLNEYTYMIENQSDDLRKFKHDYTNIIKIIGYYIELDDINKLKNFYREELLPESEEIMVKDISFTKLHYIKINPIKVFISSKINIAEKRNIKVNIEVEEAINEIYIGIIDLCRILGILFDNAIEAAELCENKFIELAIIKDDTNITFIINNSCLENTPPVYKLYKKNFSTKGINRGVGLKSAMSIINTNYSNISLNTSMENCVFKQELIICNFKNA
- a CDS encoding cyclic lactone autoinducer peptide: MKSSKIAHKLSLLVCTIAIGIASTSSSMCILWSFSECKMPKSLYKID
- a CDS encoding accessory gene regulator B family protein; the encoded protein is MLNYCIVAVVSFGILRTFASGVHTGSNIKCILMNYIIFLGNIFLSLRFSLRGCRTKKISATVFLHKKINLPLGRVKDLL
- a CDS encoding transposase — protein: MGRRKYTLEEKIKIVEELNKGLTNAQICKKYEITSSTLSTFKKQLNVINATEPKDKKATPKEKALEEENRKLKELIGKKELELDMLQELLKKKNYLR
- a CDS encoding IS3 family transposase, translated to MKKKELPTLEDKKTLGIKYTGKGLKISRACRLLQISRTSFYPRKKLVVDKKSSIRNVGRPIPGFSYGINNCIVDDSVIETLLHEACEKYPFYGYKKVTCILRRSHGLQLNAKKVYRLAKKLGLLLPYVKHTKQGHLAIARDVKAINKLWQIDIKYVKALNGQFIMLTDIIDVYSRKLVGREITPTATTEDAKTAVKRALIENNVTSNIVLRSDNGPQFTSVKFEQFCKTNNIYHELIPTSSPNYNAHIESFHSLLSKECISWNEIRNFTHGYMLIDEYIEFYNEERIHGSLNYLSPNEFIRKSII
- a CDS encoding accessory gene regulator B family protein, coding for MLISVYAPADTAERPLISKKLRRSLKIKSIVVVVLLIIISIMLPHSVYVNIIIYSILEEAVLITPIIYILLGKSYKNYKNI